In one Helicoverpa zea isolate HzStark_Cry1AcR chromosome 5, ilHelZeax1.1, whole genome shotgun sequence genomic region, the following are encoded:
- the LOC124630195 gene encoding rap1 GTPase-GDP dissociation stimulator 1-B gives MDGTSAKKSTSFETLVIQNITNVNELKAKLNDIIKTGKDYEYDVSSCIKSLITSSDQEIVQLSIEAIAELVKCEEKRETYAVKDIIGPILDILRKETTTDNVELVKQCCRALGNLCCDCDTARRTIISLDGITTLIELLEKSINMQLQEIQTLSSKSLLNFGIGGAEFTESIYQGGVVDLVQRILTIELKKPDFDDDTVSTCLLILSVINDNTPELLYNEVINKTVLRVLKETSNVEISELCLDHLHAQAEHESVKTLIAKEEGVQLVCSRLEQLVARHEAGELNADDSEVEAIMKQACELVIIVLTGDEAMHILYNNGVGEVYQTVVKWLNSTNYQLLTTAVLAVGNFARQDDYCTHMMQDKIFDKLLDIFEVYNSFSIQMQKDPEKKHPIDSVTVIKVQHAVLSSLRNLSVPVGNKRVAAAQGRAGPMLMNALPNTEDHHVAYKLLATIRLLVDGQEGVAMQLASNSAALAGVARWGRAGEHAGAAAEAPRLLAWAVRQLRHHAHWRHIVEVDGCISSLVNMLVASHSLMQNEAILALTLLAIESLKKLSPESQTDYDYEKNFVAQLIKSEIGKHVTILIDTNCAKMPVEVAENLLAFLDITSKNNKLAFDYKEAKVHEWLMKFSDSRNDLTADMKSCIFGVFSAISNNGKGE, from the exons ATGGACG GCACTTCTGCTAAGAAATCAACATCTTTTGAGACATTGGTCATTCAGAATATAACCAATGTAAACGAACTGAAAGCAAAACTCAACGACATAATTAAAACCGGGAAAGATTACGAATATGACGTATCCTCCTGCATTAAATCTCTCATAACGAGCAGCGACCAAGAAATTGTGCAGTTAAGTATAGAGGCAATCGCAGAACTTGTTAAATGTGAAGAGAAGCGCGAGACATACGCTGTAAAAGACATAATAGGCCCTATACTGGACATATTGAGGAAAGAAACTACCACAGATAATGTTGAGCTTGTCAAGCAGTGCTGCCGGGCTCTTGGCAACTTGTGTTGTGACTGCGATACGGCGAGACGTACCATCATCTCCCTCGATGGTATAACAACCCTTATTGAACTCCTGGAAAAGAGCATAAACATGCAGTTACAGGAAATACAAACTTTGTCGAGCAAATCTCTGCTAAACTTTGGTATTGGTGGTGCGGAGTTCACAGAGTCTATATACCAAGGAGGTGTGGTTGATCTGGTGCAAAGAATATTGACTATAGAGCTGAAGAAGCCAGATTTTGATGATGATACAGTGTCAACGTGTTTGTTGATATTGAGTGTTATAAATGATAACACTCCGGAGTTGTTGTACAATGAGGTGATTAATAAGACTGTACTGAGAGTGCTGAAGGAAACGTCTAATGTGGAGATATCAGAACTCTGCCTGGATCATTTGCATGCACAGGCAGAACatg AATCCGTAAAGACACTAATAGCCAAAGAAGAGGGCGTACAACTGGTGTGTTCTCGGCTGGAGCAGCTGGTTGCCAGGCATGAGGCCGGGGAACTCAATGCTGATGATTCAGAAGTGGAAGCTATCATGAAGCAAGCCTGTGAGCTGGTCATCATTGTGTTGACTGGAG ATGAAGCAATGCACATACTCTACAACAATGGAGTGGGTGAAGTATATCAAACAGTGGTGAAGTGGCTGAACTCCACTAACTATCAGCTATTGACCACCGCTGTACTGGCTGTCGGTAACTTTGCCAGACAAGACGATTACTGCACGCATATGATGCAGGACAAGATATTTGATAAGCTGCTGG acATATTCGAAGTATACAACAGCTTCAGCATTCAAATGCAGAAAGACCCTGAGAAGAAGCATCCTATAGACTCAGTAACAGTGATCAAAGTGCAGCATGCAGTATTATCGTCTCTACGTAACTTGTCTGTGCCGGTCGGTAACAAACGTGTGGCAGCCGCACAGGGCAGGGCTGGACCAATGTTGATGAATGCGCTGCCTAATACTGAAGATCATCATGTGGCTTATAAGTTGTTGGCTACGATTAGGTTGCTGGTGGATGGACAAG AGGGCGTGGCCATGCAGCTCGCCAGCAACTCGGCGGCGCTGGCGGGCGTGGCGCGCTGGGGGCGGGCGGGCGAGcacgcgggcgcggcggccgaGGCGCCGCGCCTGCTCGCCTGGGCGGTGCGCCAGCTGCGCCACCACGCCCACTGGAGGCACATCGTCGAG GTGGATGGCTGCATATCAAGTCTAGTCAACATGCTGGTCGCATCTCATTCACTGATGCAGAACGAAGCCATTCTAGCTCTCACACTTCTCGCCATAGAATCACTCAAGAAACTCTCTCCCGAAAGTCAAACAGACTATGACTACGAAAAGAACTTTGTCGCCCAGTTAATAAAGTCGGAAATCGGTAAGCACGTCACGATCCTCATTGATACCAACTGCGCGAAAATGCCCGTTGAGGTAGCCGAGAATTTACTCGCGTTCTTAGATATAACGTCTAAGAATAATAAGCTTGCTTTTGATTACAAAGAAGCTAAAGTTCACGAGTGGTTAATGAAATTCTCCGATTCAAGGAATGATTTGACCGCCGACATGAAGTCTTGTATCTTTGGTGTTTTCTCAGCAATATCAAATAATGGGAAAGGTGAATAA
- the LOC124630197 gene encoding uncharacterized protein LOC124630197: MDLHIAFFCLIFVHLVNAKTNVTNSDTKKPNTTILEDGAGNKKTKNQSNLFINFNNLEAHVQPLPELKEKLPRLAVYTSLFQGARHKDDERVFRKRFDFEAQPEGQKIITKGLFDCLLTYLALESTVGIPVLLRGGVGYRHFTAVVRSKPYKELKGQVRAYCRKNNVATAVEMDKPQAKRRRFNFGDRLNEDNDSSS, from the exons ATGGACTTACATATCGCGttcttttgtttaatattcGTGCATTTAGTTAATGCGAAGACAAATGTTACTAACTCGGATACAAAGAAGCCGAATACAACTATTTTGGAAGATGGAGCTGG AAATAAGAAGACGAAAAATCAAAGCAATTTATTCATAAACTTTAACAACTTGGAAGCTCACGTACAACCTTTGCCCGAGCTGAAGGAAAAGTTACCTCGGCTGGCTGTATACACATCACTGTTTCAAGGTGCGAGGCACAAAGATGACGAGAGAGTGTTTAGGAAGAGGTTTGACTTTGAAGCTCAGCCCGAAGGCCAGAAAATCATCACTAAAGGACTGTTTGATTGCCTA CTGACGTACTTGGCACTGGAGTCGACCGTAGGAATTCCCGTGCTGCTGAGAGGAGGCGTCGGCTACAGGCACTTTACGGCAGTGGTCAGGTCAAAACCGTACAAAGAATTGAAAGGCCAAGTAAGGGCCTACTGTCGGAAAAACAACGTGGCTACAGCAGTCGAAATGGATAAACCACAGGCCAAAAGAAGGAGGTTCAATTTTGGAGACCGTCTAAACGAAGATAATGATTCGTCTTCATAG